In one Desulfoferula mesophila genomic region, the following are encoded:
- a CDS encoding 2-hydroxyacyl-CoA dehydratase subunit D — protein MSEKTPPIQATKMMKKLMADHFLALDRAAAEGSPKVAWCTSVGPAELLIAMGFEVYYPENHGALLGASRIATDTIPVANAIGYSPDICSYLTADVGAFLKGITPLTKAYGIKGVPKPDVLVFNTNQCRDVQDWFEWYGRHFNVPAIGVRTHRGVGEVREYMVADVAQQIKDLIPTLEKVSGNKFDIDRLREVVGLSKQCTEQWRAVLEYGARVPAQMNFFDHTIHMAPAVVLRGRPEAIEYYNTLLAELVEREKAGYSAVPGERLRLYWDGMPVWGRLRMLAELMNELKAAIVCSTYCNSWIFGAFDAADPFESMARAYTELFIVRDEAYKEAYMLEHVERYGCQGIIFHDAKTCPNNSNSRYGLPQRFAEVHGVPSLVINGDLNDLRCFSDEQAKTNIEAFVEQIEEMAA, from the coding sequence ATGTCTGAAAAAACACCGCCGATTCAAGCAACCAAGATGATGAAAAAGCTGATGGCCGACCACTTCCTGGCCCTGGACCGCGCCGCGGCCGAGGGCAGCCCCAAGGTGGCCTGGTGCACCAGCGTGGGTCCTGCCGAACTGCTCATCGCCATGGGTTTCGAGGTCTACTACCCCGAGAACCACGGGGCCCTTTTGGGCGCCTCGCGCATCGCCACCGATACCATACCCGTGGCCAACGCCATCGGCTACAGCCCGGACATCTGTTCCTACCTCACCGCCGACGTCGGCGCCTTCCTCAAGGGCATCACCCCCCTGACCAAGGCCTACGGCATCAAGGGCGTGCCCAAGCCCGACGTGTTGGTGTTCAACACCAACCAGTGCCGCGACGTGCAGGACTGGTTCGAGTGGTACGGCCGCCACTTCAACGTGCCGGCCATCGGGGTGCGCACCCACCGGGGCGTGGGCGAAGTGCGCGAGTACATGGTGGCCGACGTGGCCCAGCAGATCAAGGATCTCATCCCCACCCTGGAAAAGGTCAGCGGCAACAAGTTCGACATCGACCGCCTGCGCGAGGTGGTGGGCCTATCCAAGCAGTGCACCGAGCAGTGGCGCGCGGTATTGGAATACGGCGCCCGGGTGCCCGCCCAGATGAACTTCTTCGACCACACCATCCACATGGCTCCGGCGGTGGTGCTCAGGGGCCGTCCCGAGGCCATCGAGTATTACAACACCCTGTTGGCCGAGCTGGTGGAGCGCGAAAAGGCGGGCTACTCCGCCGTGCCCGGCGAGCGCCTGCGCCTGTATTGGGACGGCATGCCCGTTTGGGGCCGGTTGCGCATGCTGGCCGAGCTGATGAACGAGCTCAAGGCGGCCATCGTCTGCTCCACCTACTGCAACTCCTGGATCTTCGGCGCTTTTGACGCGGCCGATCCCTTTGAGTCCATGGCCCGGGCCTACACCGAACTGTTCATCGTGCGCGACGAGGCCTACAAGGAGGCCTACATGCTCGAGCACGTAGAGCGCTACGGCTGCCAGGGCATCATCTTCCACGACGCCAAGACCTGCCCCAACAACTCCAACAGCCGCTACGGCCTGCCCCAGCGCTTCGCCGAGGTGCACGGGGTGCCCTCGTTGGTCATCAACGGCGACCTCAACGACCTGCGCTGCTTCAGCGACGAGCAGGCCAAGACCAATATCGAGGCCTTTGTGGAGCAGATCGAGGAAATGGCCGCCTGA
- a CDS encoding 4Fe-4S dicluster domain-containing protein, producing the protein MSVRLNDCDPGFKHEVAAEPGSEGIRACFACAACSARCPVGANRPDYDPRRLIRLTLLGRREEVLASPLIWLCSSCYSCGEVCPQQVRFTEVLTAIKNIAAREGHAPPSAKVTAELLAKQGRLLEITEFENQKRADLGLPPVEQRPGDFQAILGIEPDQGEAGEEPR; encoded by the coding sequence ATGAGCGTGCGCCTCAACGATTGCGATCCCGGCTTCAAGCACGAGGTGGCCGCCGAGCCCGGCAGCGAGGGCATCCGCGCCTGTTTCGCCTGCGCCGCCTGCAGCGCCCGCTGCCCGGTGGGGGCCAACCGGCCGGACTACGACCCCCGCCGCCTCATCCGCCTGACCCTGTTGGGCCGGCGCGAGGAGGTCCTGGCCTCGCCGCTCATCTGGCTGTGCTCCTCCTGCTATTCCTGCGGCGAGGTCTGCCCCCAGCAGGTGCGCTTCACCGAGGTGCTCACGGCCATCAAGAACATCGCCGCCCGGGAGGGGCACGCCCCGCCCTCGGCCAAGGTGACCGCCGAGCTGTTGGCCAAGCAGGGACGCCTGCTGGAGATCACCGAGTTCGAAAACCAAAAACGCGCCGACCTGGGGCTGCCCCCGGTGGAACAGCGCCCCGGCGACTTCCAGGCCATCCTGGGGATAGAGCCAGACCAGGGCGAGGCCGGAGAGGAGCCGCGATGA
- a CDS encoding hydrogenase iron-sulfur subunit, with protein MAKVSLVWVATPGLEELDPAQVAQSAGMVLDKGGLLEAAVVTTSREQAPRQVLQRLVGLPVTWLELAAEVGGGPQPHRLARAAAAVSRAAGRAAKATLPPVYAPQPAQSVLVAGAGLSAVAAAWEAAALGHPVTLATPWEAAHQAGEDDDPEAVSLLAAQLPAQVETLPGCELTRLTGGAGGFQAWLSAAGETPQTFGAVFLAPPGELTVGCEVAGLDPELCRPVSELNPEEYEGPTDGWLHVAVMAGTAQAVPSYSFSAALEAALALARRPRVQVTLLFSEARVATPGGERLFRDCREAGVLLARVAPGGLTVRESGRELAWLDPLLGEELALAPAAMILAQQATAPRPAWLDNELIVKPWEELVPENPRLAGGRTSRTGFYLTGALRGTAPGPERRDEAASAAAAMQEVLGGRVVPMPAVRDAYCASCLTCVRTCPHGVPRYVEDHIRCAPAACVACGACAAECPAEAIAPPSWGNPEMFSGLEWGLGLAPEPKMVLFACSASGMPAVGSLSAEGHQWPAGLLIYPLVCAARMSQVLLLKALELGAKRVLVAGCHPGNCRSVSGNHKAMAKIAALQGDLAALGLPTDAVRFLPLAANQTRELAQEVARMAKEAQE; from the coding sequence ATGGCTAAGGTAAGTCTGGTTTGGGTGGCGACGCCGGGCCTCGAAGAGTTGGACCCGGCCCAGGTGGCCCAGTCCGCCGGCATGGTCCTGGATAAAGGCGGCCTCTTGGAGGCGGCGGTGGTGACCACCAGCCGGGAGCAGGCCCCCCGCCAGGTGTTGCAACGGCTGGTGGGCTTGCCGGTGACCTGGCTGGAGCTGGCGGCCGAGGTGGGCGGCGGGCCCCAGCCCCATCGCCTGGCCCGGGCGGCGGCGGCGGTTTCCCGCGCCGCCGGGCGGGCGGCCAAGGCCACCCTGCCCCCGGTGTACGCCCCCCAGCCCGCCCAGAGCGTGCTGGTGGCCGGCGCGGGCCTGAGCGCGGTGGCCGCGGCCTGGGAGGCGGCGGCCCTGGGCCATCCGGTCACCCTGGCCACCCCCTGGGAGGCGGCCCACCAGGCCGGGGAAGACGACGACCCCGAGGCGGTGAGCCTCTTGGCCGCCCAGCTCCCGGCCCAGGTTGAGACCCTGCCCGGTTGCGAGCTGACCCGCCTCACCGGCGGGGCGGGCGGTTTCCAGGCCTGGCTTTCGGCCGCGGGCGAGACGCCCCAAACCTTTGGCGCGGTGTTTTTGGCCCCGCCCGGCGAGCTCACGGTGGGCTGCGAGGTGGCCGGCCTGGACCCGGAGCTGTGCCGCCCGGTGAGCGAGCTGAACCCCGAGGAGTACGAGGGGCCAACGGACGGCTGGCTGCACGTGGCCGTCATGGCCGGCACGGCCCAAGCGGTGCCTTCCTACAGTTTCAGCGCCGCCCTGGAGGCGGCCCTGGCCCTGGCCCGGCGGCCCCGGGTGCAGGTGACCCTGTTGTTCAGCGAGGCCCGGGTGGCGACGCCCGGCGGAGAGCGGCTCTTCCGCGACTGCCGCGAGGCCGGGGTGCTCCTGGCCCGGGTGGCGCCCGGCGGGCTCACGGTGCGCGAGAGCGGCCGTGAGCTGGCCTGGCTCGATCCCCTGTTGGGCGAGGAGCTGGCGCTGGCCCCGGCGGCGATGATTTTGGCTCAACAGGCCACGGCCCCGCGTCCCGCCTGGCTGGACAACGAGCTGATCGTCAAGCCCTGGGAGGAACTGGTGCCCGAGAACCCCCGTCTGGCCGGGGGGCGCACCAGCCGCACCGGGTTCTACCTAACCGGCGCCCTGCGGGGCACCGCGCCCGGCCCCGAGCGCCGGGACGAGGCCGCCTCGGCCGCCGCCGCCATGCAGGAGGTGCTGGGCGGCAGGGTGGTGCCCATGCCCGCGGTGCGCGACGCCTACTGCGCCAGTTGCCTCACCTGCGTGCGCACCTGTCCCCACGGCGTGCCGCGCTACGTGGAAGACCATATCCGCTGCGCCCCGGCCGCCTGCGTGGCCTGCGGGGCCTGCGCGGCCGAGTGCCCGGCCGAGGCCATCGCCCCGCCGAGCTGGGGCAACCCGGAGATGTTCTCCGGCCTGGAGTGGGGCCTCGGGCTGGCGCCGGAGCCCAAGATGGTGCTCTTCGCCTGCTCCGCCTCGGGCATGCCCGCCGTGGGTTCCCTGTCGGCCGAGGGACACCAGTGGCCCGCCGGGCTGCTGATATACCCCCTGGTCTGCGCCGCCCGCATGAGCCAGGTGTTGTTGCTCAAGGCCCTGGAACTGGGGGCCAAGCGGGTGTTGGTGGCCGGCTGCCATCCGGGCAACTGCCGCTCGGTGAGCGGCAACCACAAGGCCATGGCCAAGATCGCCGCCCTGCAAGGCGACCTGGCCGCGCTGGGCCTGCCCACCGACGCGGTGCGTTTCCTGCCCCTGGCCGCCAACCAGACCAGGGAGCTGGCCCAAGAGGTGGCCCGGATGGCCAAGGAGGCCCAGGAATGA
- a CDS encoding FAD-dependent oxidoreductase, with translation MTNAQLDTPVLILGGGVAGLAAAVDLGRRGVAATLIEREPRLGGRASGFCCKATEACARCGACRLGELLAQAAKLPQLSIYTAALAVATQPRGEGWLVELAPQPGGEAGPGPGRPLEERTTVAAQAVILAVGAEAFDPAGKTRFGHGRVDGVFSALELEAMLAQGALGPQALAPAKVAFIQCVGSRDASLGRLWCSRVCCGYALRMARVIRGLLPESEITFFHMDVQDYGRAWESELAELRQDMRFVRAMPGEVTAGPEGPLVNYALAGEPPLREGFDLVVLSVGLGPPAGATALGELFGAGVDGDGFLASQDGPAGVFVAGAAAGPRSLNESIVHGSLAASWAAGRVAALAEARHG, from the coding sequence TTGACCAACGCCCAATTGGACACGCCGGTGCTGATCCTGGGAGGCGGTGTTGCCGGGTTGGCCGCGGCGGTGGACCTGGGCCGCCGGGGGGTGGCCGCCACCTTGATCGAGCGGGAACCCCGCCTGGGAGGCAGGGCCTCCGGGTTTTGCTGCAAGGCCACAGAGGCCTGCGCCCGTTGCGGGGCCTGCCGCCTGGGCGAGCTGCTGGCCCAGGCGGCCAAGTTGCCCCAGCTGAGTATCTACACCGCCGCCTTGGCCGTGGCGACCCAGCCCCGGGGCGAGGGATGGCTGGTGGAGCTGGCCCCCCAGCCCGGCGGCGAGGCCGGGCCCGGTCCGGGCCGCCCCCTTGAGGAGCGGACCACGGTGGCCGCCCAGGCGGTGATCCTGGCGGTGGGGGCCGAGGCCTTCGATCCGGCGGGCAAGACCCGTTTCGGCCACGGCCGGGTGGACGGGGTGTTCAGCGCCCTGGAGCTGGAGGCCATGCTGGCCCAGGGGGCCCTGGGGCCCCAGGCCCTGGCCCCGGCCAAGGTGGCCTTCATCCAATGCGTGGGCAGCCGCGACGCCTCCCTGGGCCGTCTGTGGTGCTCCCGGGTCTGTTGCGGCTACGCCCTGCGCATGGCCCGGGTCATCCGGGGCCTGTTGCCGGAAAGCGAAATCACCTTCTTCCACATGGACGTGCAGGACTACGGCCGGGCCTGGGAGTCCGAGCTGGCCGAGCTGCGCCAAGACATGCGCTTCGTGCGGGCCATGCCCGGCGAGGTCACCGCCGGGCCTGAGGGCCCCCTGGTGAACTACGCCCTGGCCGGGGAGCCGCCGCTCAGGGAGGGTTTCGACCTGGTGGTGCTCTCGGTGGGCCTGGGCCCGCCCGCCGGGGCGACCGCCCTGGGCGAGCTGTTCGGCGCGGGCGTGGACGGCGACGGTTTCCTGGCCAGCCAGGACGGTCCGGCCGGGGTGTTCGTGGCCGGGGCGGCGGCCGGTCCCCGCTCCCTTAACGAATCCATCGTGCACGGCTCCCTGGCCGCCTCGTGGGCGGCCGGGCGGGTGGCCGCCCTGGCGGAGGCGCGCCATGGCTAA